From Tautonia marina, one genomic window encodes:
- a CDS encoding BNR-4 repeat-containing protein, translating to MRLAQRMTAGAVLMVAAMAANAIAREEPESLKKAEGYRGIWYFNQPSNDEYRYKYSGGFATYPQQHLPIALYAEEVDTTFFVFGGRPAEENRLLIMVGAYDHASGTVPKPTILLDKKTTDAHDNPVLSLDDEGHLWVFSNAHGTGRPAFVHRSVRPFDIDAFELVSETNFSYGQPWFLGKDKGFLFLHTRYQGGRRILHWMTSPDGREWSEPQRLAAMAKGHYQVSWKHGKTVGTAFNYHPEPVGLNARTNLYYVQTDDAGTTWTTVDGSPVELPLIDRDHPALVHDYEAEGLLVYLKDLQFDADGHPILLYLTTLGYESGPDNGPRTWQTARWTGSDWEIRPVTTSDHNYDFGSLYVEADGTWRLIAPTDPGPQPFGTGGEIVMWTSHDQGANWNRAKTLTSESAYNHTYVRRPLNAHADFYGLWADGSAWEPSPSSLYFTDRDGSHVWRLPEVIEGDRARPEVVR from the coding sequence ATGCGGTTGGCCCAACGAATGACGGCGGGAGCGGTGCTGATGGTGGCGGCGATGGCCGCGAACGCGATCGCGCGGGAGGAACCGGAATCTTTGAAGAAGGCGGAAGGATACCGGGGGATCTGGTATTTCAACCAACCGTCGAACGACGAGTACCGATACAAGTATAGCGGCGGATTTGCCACCTATCCGCAGCAACATCTCCCGATCGCGCTTTATGCGGAAGAAGTGGACACAACCTTTTTCGTCTTCGGTGGTCGTCCGGCGGAAGAAAACCGGCTCCTTATCATGGTCGGCGCGTATGATCATGCAAGCGGAACGGTGCCGAAGCCGACGATTCTGCTCGACAAGAAGACGACGGATGCCCACGACAACCCCGTTCTCAGTCTCGACGACGAGGGGCATTTGTGGGTCTTTTCAAACGCGCACGGCACGGGAAGGCCGGCGTTCGTGCATCGGAGCGTCAGGCCCTTCGACATCGACGCCTTCGAACTTGTGAGCGAGACAAACTTCTCGTACGGTCAGCCCTGGTTTCTGGGCAAGGACAAGGGCTTCCTGTTTCTTCACACGCGGTATCAAGGTGGCCGACGCATCCTGCACTGGATGACAAGCCCCGACGGCCGGGAGTGGTCGGAACCTCAGCGGCTCGCAGCCATGGCCAAGGGGCACTATCAGGTGAGCTGGAAGCACGGCAAGACCGTTGGCACCGCCTTCAACTACCACCCCGAACCCGTGGGCCTGAACGCTCGCACAAATCTCTATTACGTCCAAACCGACGACGCCGGCACCACCTGGACCACCGTGGATGGTTCCCCCGTCGAATTGCCGCTGATCGACCGCGATCATCCTGCCCTGGTGCATGATTATGAAGCCGAAGGATTGCTCGTTTATTTAAAGGACCTCCAATTCGATGCTGACGGCCACCCGATCCTCCTCTACCTGACAACACTCGGCTACGAGTCGGGCCCCGACAACGGCCCGAGGACCTGGCAAACGGCGCGCTGGACGGGATCGGATTGGGAGATCCGGCCGGTCACGACCTCCGATCACAACTACGACTTCGGTTCGCTCTACGTCGAGGCCGACGGCACCTGGCGGCTCATTGCCCCGACCGACCCCGGCCCTCAGCCCTTCGGCACGGGGGGCGAGATCGTCATGTGGACGAGTCACGACCAGGGAGCGAACTGGAATCGGGCCAAGACCCTGACGAGCGAAAGCGCATACAATCACACGTATGTGCGTCGTCCGTTGAATGCCCATGCGGATTTTTACGGCCTCTGGGCCGACGGCAGCGCGTGGGAGCCGTCTCCCTCATCGCTCTACTTTACCGACCGGGACGGCTCGCACGTTTGGCGATTACCGGAGGTGATCGAGGGGGATCGAGCCCGTCCTGAAGTGGTGCGCTGA
- a CDS encoding putative quinol monooxygenase — translation MICVAVTYVVKEGREQDAIAFFRDLIPATRAEPGCRMYLVHRSTTDPRRFFLYEQYDDQAALDAHRAAPHFAQYVANGLIPLLESRTPELYEPLDV, via the coding sequence ATGATCTGCGTCGCCGTGACCTACGTCGTCAAGGAGGGCCGCGAGCAAGACGCCATCGCCTTCTTCCGCGACCTCATTCCCGCCACCCGCGCCGAGCCGGGCTGCCGGATGTACCTCGTCCACCGATCGACGACCGACCCTCGCCGCTTCTTCCTCTACGAACAGTACGACGACCAGGCCGCCCTCGACGCCCACCGCGCCGCCCCCCACTTCGCCCAGTACGTCGCCAACGGCCTGATCCCCCTGCTCGAAAGCCGCACTCCCGAGCTTTACGAGCCGCTCGACGTGTAA
- the ilvC gene encoding ketol-acid reductoisomerase, with protein MPATMYYDQDADLGLLKGKTISIIGYGSQGHAHAQNLRDSGCTVVVGQRPGSKNYELAVEHGFKPVSAAEAAEAGDLVNILLPDEVQADVYNRDIKGNLKPGNLLLCSHGFNIHFGQVEPPSGVDSALVAPKGPGHLVRSEFEKGGGVPCLIATGDGCSEQGKALALAYAKGIGGTRGGVLETTFAEETETDLFGEQVVLCGGVSALVKMGFETLVEAGYQPESAYFECLHELKLIVDLMYQGGLNYMRYSISNTAEYGDYTRGPRIITEETRKEMKKILHEIQTGQFAREWILENRAGQPGFKATRRVEREHPVEEVGKRLRSLMTWIDSKSV; from the coding sequence ATGCCGGCGACGATGTATTACGACCAGGACGCCGACCTTGGTTTGCTCAAAGGCAAGACGATCAGCATTATCGGCTACGGCAGCCAGGGGCACGCCCACGCCCAGAACCTGAGGGACTCGGGCTGCACCGTCGTCGTCGGCCAGCGCCCCGGCTCGAAGAACTACGAGCTGGCCGTCGAGCACGGCTTCAAGCCCGTCTCGGCCGCCGAGGCCGCCGAGGCCGGCGACCTCGTCAACATCCTCCTGCCCGACGAGGTCCAGGCCGACGTCTACAACCGCGACATCAAGGGGAACCTCAAGCCGGGCAACCTCTTGCTCTGCTCGCACGGCTTTAACATCCACTTCGGCCAGGTCGAGCCTCCTTCGGGCGTCGATAGCGCCCTGGTCGCCCCGAAAGGCCCCGGCCACCTGGTCCGCAGCGAGTTCGAGAAAGGGGGCGGCGTCCCCTGCCTGATCGCCACCGGCGACGGCTGCTCCGAGCAAGGGAAGGCCCTGGCCCTGGCCTACGCCAAGGGAATCGGCGGCACCCGCGGCGGCGTGCTGGAAACCACCTTCGCCGAGGAGACCGAGACTGACCTGTTCGGTGAACAGGTGGTGCTTTGCGGCGGTGTCTCCGCCCTGGTGAAGATGGGCTTCGAAACGCTCGTCGAGGCCGGCTACCAGCCCGAAAGCGCCTACTTCGAGTGCCTGCACGAGCTGAAGCTCATCGTCGACCTGATGTACCAGGGCGGCCTGAACTACATGCGCTACAGCATCTCCAACACCGCCGAGTACGGCGACTACACCCGGGGCCCCCGGATCATCACCGAGGAGACCCGCAAGGAGATGAAGAAGATTCTCCACGAGATCCAGACCGGCCAGTTTGCCCGCGAGTGGATCTTGGAGAACCGAGCCGGTCAGCCCGGCTTCAAGGCCACCCGCCGCGTCGAACGCGAGCACCCGGTCGAGGAGGTCGGCAAGCGCCTCCGCAGCCTGATGACCTGGATCGACTCGAAGTCCGTCTGA
- a CDS encoding WD40 repeat domain-containing protein, which yields MLPAILVEGEADDFAEVVDPQGVGVEETPAGIRDAEGRDAAAEVGEAEGAVERIDHTADGELRAVACSPDGSLAAAAGTSRTVRLWDPLTGQGLLTLDGPSDLINGLAFSQDGSALTCTVHDGSVFLWRTEVAGGLP from the coding sequence ATGCTGCCTGCCATTCTCGTCGAAGGAGAAGCCGACGATTTTGCCGAAGTCGTTGACCCCCAGGGCGTAGGTGTCGAAGAGACCCCCGCCGGGATTCGAGACGCCGAAGGTCGTGACGCGGCCGCCGAGGTAGGCGAAGCCGAGGGTGCGGTTGAGCGAATCGACCATACTGCCGACGGCGAACTCCGCGCCGTCGCCTGCTCTCCCGATGGCTCCCTCGCCGCCGCCGCCGGCACCTCGCGCACCGTCCGTCTCTGGGACCCCCTTACCGGCCAGGGGCTGCTCACCCTCGACGGCCCCTCCGATCTGATCAACGGCCTGGCCTTCTCTCAGGACGGCTCTGCCTTAACCTGCACCGTTCACGACGGTTCCGTGTTCCTCTGGCGCACCGAGGTGGCGGGGGGGCTGCCCTGA